aattttgaaagaatGGATCtctcaaaaaattttaaatttctcactaaaatattaatatatgtgatgaaaaacgttttttgaaAAACTCTTGATACAAATCGTCTAGTACAGGCGTCCGCATGCATGCCGTTCATTTTGAATTCACGAGCTAACAACGTGTTCCTATTTTTGGTTTTAGGATGCATTCCACAATATTCAAGACGGAGAGATATCTACTGTGAAATCTACTTGCAAACTTGACATATAATATAGAAACATGGTTCATAATAgtacaatatttatagaaatatgattaatattgtTTTGTTCTCATGTCGTGAAGGCAGAACTCAAAATGTATAACAGGTGGTGCACATACATTTACAGAAACGTCACACTAACGTCTTTACACACTGAGAGATTACTTTTTGCTACAAACTCATGAGAGAAAGATTGCAAAGTTGTGGAACAAAGGCCCTAGTTTGGCCTGATACAACAATTAATGTAGGTCAagatcctcttcttcttctgcatgGCAATTAAATTAGCAAAATATTAGCGAGACGACTAATACTCTACATATATAGGTTTTACAATATTAAGACGGAGACAGCATGCTAGCTACCAAAATGTATATGGTGAAATTGCGGCTCTCttgttttgtttgaatttttgttaCTTTTATAATTgtacaacacaaaaaaaaaaaaaaaatacgatCATGCATGCAAGCACAATTGGGTGTGTTTTAGtctattatatagtttaatataattgtttatacGACAACTTATGATGATCCATGCGCGTTGGCTAAGGGGAAAATGATCATCACAGGGTGATTATATACGAACCAAAGAATCCACGTCTAATGGTAATTATAGCAGAGAGATGGATGTTACCATGACAGGGTCATCGTCTTGGGTTTCGCGGTGATGGTGAAGATGTTGTTGGTGGTAATGGTGACGACGAGCACTTGCCATGAGTTCTTGTTCGCTTCCCAAACTAGAATGTCTGACACCACCTTTGTTCAGCTTCCTGTTAGCTCGAGCCTTTGAGAACACAACAGAGTAGTTTGTTTCGTCTGATCCTTTTTGGTCCCAGCCTCCGAACTGTGGAACTGGATTCCATCCAGTATTATTCTGCACATAGCCATTTATTTAAACCTCGTTAGGTAAACATATAGTTTGCTTTTGGAACCAAAACATTAAAAGTAAAAAGGATGTTGAGATTGCATCGGTTAAGTTTCCACATTCTACAAACACGCATCAACCGATGGAACCTTAAAATCTCAGGGAAAACATCATGGTAACTCAAGAATGAATGATATGGtttggataaaaaaaaagaaagaacattgAGATTGATTGATTAATCAGAGAGTGACATGCCTCCCTCCTCTTTTCCATAAATAGATATTGCTTGGTCTACAAGAAAGAGGTTCTTAAACATTGACGAAGGCGTTcatgatgatgacgatgatcAAGACGACTTCTATTGAAAAAACTCCacttttgatttatattctgAAATTGTTTGGGATACACAATCCTGTAAGAGCAGATTTAGGTAAATTTCTAAACTTGGATCTAAAGCAACGGTGTACCGTAACATGCGGGCCtttttcaacattttttttttattattattatcaactTTGTATCGTTCTGGAAAAGGCTGTTAGGTCATGCAGACAATACAGaggtaaaatataaaaaagcaaCAATTATCGTTAATCTAATGGAGTATTATCATTGAGACTCTTTGGGCAAGTAACTTTAGCCATCTGGACCATCTCTCTGTTGGTTTCGCTCATTTGTAGTATAAATGAATCTTCACTGGACTTCCTGGATCATCATGAAGGCACCTGAAGTGACTCGACAGAAGCAGAAATAAAATGCAGAAAGATACATACTTGGATGAGCCTATCACATAGCCAGAGTAAGTAATAGTATTTTTACTTACAAACATCAGATAGGAAAAATAAGATAGTAGCATCTTTATGAGCAATCTCCATTCCTCAAGCTTCGGTATAGGTCCAAGTAACCAGATGATTCTGGTCTGATAAACCTGCATGCATGATGTAATAGAACAGAATATTTTCAGGAAAATCTAAGTGTCCAAGCATTTAAAAGTTGTGGTGGTCTCTGCTCATAAGCTGTGAATATACTCTCCAAAGTCTAAAACATGTAACCGCCTTTTTCATTTATACATATCCCTAATCCAAATCCTCCTATATTGATCTAGCATCAGAGATCAGATTTGAAGTAATCATAAGTAATTTGTGGGGGAGATAGGAGTTAGTACCCGTGGCGAAACAGGAAGTCAATAATGACAAGGGAACAGTTCGCCTTGAAAAAACTAGTCTCCCTAATCACATTGGCAACTTGTGCAACTGGAATCAACTTGAAGCTCTCCACTTCTCCATCTGCAATGTAATTTTCAACAACAATGCTATGAGAAAAGCACATCTCTTTGATTCCTCATATATGCCTTACTAGTGATTTTCCCTAACCTTGATTTATTGGAACAAAATCCTCAGGGAGTTTCAAATCATAACAAAACAGCACATCCCGTTTGAAACAGTACTGATCAATATCCATGTATGAAACAGCACCAACCGGTATCGCCCTTTAATAAAAACAGGTTGAATACATCATGAGGGATACTGTACACATGTTATTGTTAAAAGACTTGAGGAGGAGAATGTCTAAACCTATCAGCAATGACTTTGGATATACCAGCTTCCTCTTCACATTCCTTTACTAGATTGTCACCGCAGCTAATCCCGTGAGGCTATACGGTTTGGTTCCCTCAAAATCAGAATTTTATAACCACTAGCACATACTTTCTATCAAGCCAAGAACAAGAGTATAAGATGAAGTGAAAAAACTTACCAATCCTCCAGCAACAAGATGATCAAGCATCCCTGGATAAGTGGATTTTGTGAGACTCCTCTTACCTATCCACAGAGACTTTTGTCCATCTCTTTCTACATACCCATTCATGTGAACTCCGTAACCCTGAATCAGATAACAAGAAGAGGCATGTTTCAATCAGAAAGAACAGAGTTCATAGCATCACTGGGTTTGGTGTTCATGGCTACAAGCTGAAACAATTTGGTTTTACCTTTAATCCGAAATAAGGAGCAGCAGCGCGCTCTAGCGAAAATAAGGCAGAAGAATGAAATGATGGTTTCACAGGATACAGCtggtgaaataaaaaaaaacaataagcaTCATTCAAGAGTTCAAAAGATCAAAAATAACAAACATGGACCTCTATACCTCATTACGTATTCCTGGGATGATACCTTTGTCACCCAAGATCTTGATCACATCTGCAACAGCTCTTGTTCTATCTTCAGGCTTTTCAAACATCAGACTAAGCGTTACATAGTCACCACCAACGCAACCATTCTTTGAAAACGTGAATATATCATGAAACTCCCTCAAGTACTCCGTAAATCTGTTTCAATGTTGTATATGCAAACCACTTGAGAGCAATCAAATGTGATAACGAAAGTTTAGAATCACTGAAGCAAAAGAGAGTAAAGGTTTACCCTTTATGGATATAACCAACGATTTGTTCCTCTATGACAAACGACATGAACTCAACTAACTTCTCCTGGAAAGTGTGGCAATAAAGTTTCGAACTTTATTCGAAGAAAAGATGAAAGCTAAGATCTTTACTCAGTTTCAGTTGACTTACGGATCCACGATTGCAGCGGTCGATTTTCTCGAGAAACCCGGTGAGATCGGAGGAGGAGTTTTGAGGAGACGCAGACTCCTTCCGACCGATCTCGAAGACGTCGTCCCACGTGAAGAAGGAGGAGCTAATTGGAAGAGTTGTGGCTGATAAAATGCGGGAGACACGGAGGGAGCTCGAACGCCAGTGTGGAGTGGGCGCAAGCGCAAGAGCGTGGGACGAGGAGAATAAGGAAGTGAGAGTGGGACGCAGGGAGCAAAACCCACAAGCCATTTTCAGTGGAGGAGACAGACAGACAGACACAAAGGTCTGTGTTCCAGACAGACTCACTGGTTGGTATTGTTCACTTATGAGCTAAAAAAGAAGCGTACTTTACTTTAGGATGTTTGATAGTAGAATATTTAGTTACCACTTACCACTCTAGTCTGATCTGACTTCATGTGTTCTTGTTGTCTATGATTGAGACATGGGAGTGTACACCAGAGAGGATCCTGGTTGGTCTGCACTGATTCCACGTCTTGCTTTCTCATAAGTCGATTTCTATCAAATTAGGCAACTCACTtccgttgacaaaaaaaaaaagcatagaAAGGCATCTCACTTCCAAccaacaataaaatattttttctatttggttGTTCAACGATTTATcttatttcttatttatttttcaaaatatgaaacttgTTTTAACAAGTGATGAATTCAtcacaaatatttatttcttccaTAAGAATTCGAGAAACGTGTGATTGACCGATTAtacttattattgttatagCTAAGCTAgtataatacaattttatataatttataagatggACTCTACACAATCGTTGACATTTACAGTATAAACCAACTTTTATGATTGATTTTAAACACATTAATACAACCGTGATTAGTTTACAAACAGAAAGTCTGCTGTCGATTACACTTATTCCTttcgtttcattttaattgtattttagacTTGGAcacgtaaattaaaaaaatatttaattttgtatattttcaaaataaaaatatcattatcaaTATACCGAATcacatttcaaccaatagaaaaatagattaaagtataaaattaataaatttt
Above is a window of Brassica napus cultivar Da-Ae chromosome A10, Da-Ae, whole genome shotgun sequence DNA encoding:
- the LOC106371807 gene encoding uncharacterized protein LOC106371807; the encoded protein is MEKRRENNTGWNPVPQFGGWDQKGSDETNYSVVFSKARANRKLNKGGVRHSSLGSEQELMASARRHHYHQQHLHHHRETQDDDPVMKKKRILTYINCCIRPN
- the LOC106371808 gene encoding nudix hydrolase 20, chloroplastic isoform X1, with translation MKSDQTRVLISEQYQPVSLSGTQTFVSVCLSPPLKMACGFCSLRPTLTSLFSSSHALALAPTPHWRSSSLRVSRILSATTLPISSSFFTWDDVFEIGRKESASPQNSSSDLTGFLEKIDRCNRGSEKLVEFMSFVIEEQIVGYIHKGFTEYLREFHDIFTFSKNGCVGGDYVTLSLMFEKPEDRTRAVADVIKILGDKGIIPGIRNELYPVKPSFHSSALFSLERAAAPYFGLKGYGVHMNGYVERDGQKSLWIGKRSLTKSTYPGMLDHLVAGGLPHGISCGDNLVKECEEEAGISKVIADRAIPVGAVSYMDIDQYCFKRDVLFCYDLKLPEDFVPINQDGEVESFKLIPVAQVANVIRETSFFKANCSLVIIDFLFRHGFIRPESSGYLDLYRSLRNGDCS
- the LOC106371808 gene encoding nudix hydrolase 20, chloroplastic isoform X3 produces the protein MRKQDVESVQTNQDPLWCTLPCLNHRQQEHMKSDQTRVLISEQYQPVSLSGTQTFVSVCLSPPLKMACGFCSLRPTLTSLFSSSHALALAPTPHWRSSSLRVSRILSATTLPISSSFFTWDDVFEIGRKESASPQNSSSDLTGFLEKIDRCNRGSEKLVEFMSFVIEEQIVGYIHKGFTEYLREFHDIFTFSKNGCVGGDYVTLSLMFEKPEDRTRAVADVIKILGDKGIIPGIRNELYPVKPSFHSSALFSLERAAAPYFGLKGYGVHMNGYVERDGQKSLWIGKRSLTKSTYPGMLDHLVAGGLPHGISCGDNLVKECEEEAGISKVIADRAIPVGAVSYMDIDQYCFKRDVLFCYDLKLPEDFVPINQDGEVESFKLIPVAQVANVIRETSFFKANCSLVIIDFLFRHGFIRPESSGYLDLYRSLRNGDCS
- the LOC106371808 gene encoding nudix hydrolase 20, chloroplastic isoform X2, with protein sequence MACGFCSLRPTLTSLFSSSHALALAPTPHWRSSSLRVSRILSATTLPISSSFFTWDDVFEIGRKESASPQNSSSDLTGFLEKIDRCNRGSEKLVEFMSFVIEEQIVGYIHKGFTEYLREFHDIFTFSKNGCVGGDYVTLSLMFEKPEDRTRAVADVIKILGDKGIIPGIRNELYPVKPSFHSSALFSLERAAAPYFGLKGYGVHMNGYVERDGQKSLWIGKRSLTKSTYPGMLDHLVAGGLPHGISCGDNLVKECEEEAGISKVIADRAIPVGAVSYMDIDQYCFKRDVLFCYDLKLPEDFVPINQDGEVESFKLIPVAQVANVIRETSFFKANCSLVIIDFLFRHGFIRPESSGYLDLYRSLRNGDCS